A region of the Peredibacter starrii genome:
GTCATGGACCTTCAGGATGCAAAGAACCATCAGTTTCGTTTAAAAGCGATGGGTGTGGAGTTGCTTCTTAAAACTAACCCGCAAACCTGTACGACTGGCTGTAAAGTGACAGTTGAAGTTTGGGGAAAAGGGGAAGATCAGGAAGTTCTCCAAAAGCATTTCCAGAATGATTATCTAAAGCACGTAAAAGGGCATGTGCCGAACTTTGAGCATATGAACCAGGTGTTTGACCCCACAGCTTCAGAAGTTATTTGTCAGGCCTGTGGAGCTAAGTTTGCACCATCAGCGAGCGAATGCCCGGACTGCGGACTCGTTTATTAATAATCGCCTCTTCGGAGGCGTTTTTTCTCAGAATCTTTCTTCTTCGTATTCAATCTCTTTAAAACAGCACTGCGTTTTGGTTTGGTCGCCTTTCTGATCTTAGGAGGGCGGGCCACATCATTGATCATGAAGTGTATTCTTTCCACACAGGCGTCGATGTTCATCTTTTGACTTCGGTGTTCCTGACAAACAATCTGCACTTCACCACTGTCTAAAATAAACTGACCATACTTGTTTTTAAAACGTTCAATGACCTCAGGACGGCAGGCGGAGGTTTCAAAGATTCTCCAGTAGAGAATGACTTTGGTATTCACTTTATTAACGTTTTGTCCGCCGGCACCACTTGAGCGCGCGTAGGAGAAATTGAATTCAGAAAAAGGTATTTTAATCTTATCCATACAGGATATGATTATAGCATGAAAGCGTCTTCTTGGTTTGTTTACATTATCCAGAATGAGAAAGGTCATTATTACACTGGCATCACCACGGATTTAGAGCGCAGGCTCAAAGAACATACCTCGTCAAAGAAAGGGGCGAAGTTCTTCCGGACGGGTGCTCCGGTTGATATGGTTTTTACCAAGAAATTTGCCAACAGATCTCTCGCTTCAAAGTTTGAAGCGGCCGTTAAAAAACTCAGTCGAGCAGAAAAAATAAATCTCGTGACCACCAGGAAGGTGAAACTATGATGCGTTCTATTTGTACGTTTCTTTTCAAGGCGTCAGGTTGGACCTTTAAGAGTGATCTTCCCAAAGATCTTCGCTCTTTTATTTTTCTAGGTGCCCCTCATACTTCTAATCATGACTTTGTTCCGGCCATGGCGGTAGCAACTCTCATGAATCGCAACACGAGATTCATTATTAAAGACGATTGGGTGAAGTTTCCCATGAGTCTTATCATGAAGCCCGCAGGTGCCATTGGACTTGACCGTAAGAAGCTCGCAGAGGCCGGGCATGCTAGTAACACAGATGTCATGGCCCAGCTTTTTAAAGACTATAAGGAATTGGTGCTGATGATTGCCCCCGAGGGGACTCGTAAGGCCACCGACGCCTGGAAAACAGGGTTCTACTATATCGCTCAGAAGGCCAAGGTGCCGATCGTTCTAGGTTACGCCGACTTTCCGAAGAAGATTGCGGGGACCGGACCGGTGATTTATCCCACGGATTTTGAGAAGGACATGAAGCAAATCATGGACTTCTACCGCAACATCACGGGCAAGGTTCCGGCGAATTTCAAACTTGATTCGCGCTATCAGTGAAGTAAAAGCGGGCCTAATAAATTCAAGATGTTTTAACTCAATCTTAAGCTAAACTTTAGGTGTTGATCCTCCGAATTGATATTTATCAAAAGTTTGAGGATCATCATGAATACGCAAATATTGGCCTTCACTGAATGTCCCGAGTTTCACGCCCTCTTAGAGGTCGAATGTAAAGAGCTGACAGGGCTTCGTCCCATGGTTCATACCGAAGTGGAAGATCTTCGGGGCATGCTCGATCTCCTGCAGACTGTTGATGTGCTCGTGATCAACGAGCCGGAAAACAAAAAAACTCTCTTTGATCTTCGCGAACTCGTCTCAACTTACCACTCAAACATCAAACACATTTTTATCCTGGGCGAACATTCAAGTGACCTTAAAGGGGTGAAGTTCTTTCAGCGCATTTTTATCTCAGAGCTCTTTGAGGCCGTGAAAAAATCATTTGCTCCCATTGAAAAAAAGGTGAGTGGTTGGACCGCCATTCCTCTCATGGCCTTCACACATTTTGAGCGTTTGCCTTTCGATCTTTTTGTAAAACTTTCTGATGATAAGTATATAAAACGAATTCCTGCTTACGAAGAAATTCAAGAGTCACTCATTCATGATTTTAAGAAGCGTGGGATCACGGATCTGTTTTGTGAAAAAGAACATAACCGGGATTTTTCTGTCATGTTGATTAACAACATGATCAATAAGCTTGATAAAGATTATGATTCTATAGATACCAGAATCACGGCCGGGAACGATGTCTTTATCACCACTCGTGAAATCATCCAGAACTTAGGCATTGCCTCTAAGGTCATCACGGTTTGTGAGGCGGCCATCGAGAGAATCACGCAGGACATTTATCCCGAAAAAAATAAATTTGGCGCATACGTGAGAAGCCTCAAAGAACAATCTTCTTTGGAGTTTCAGTACCGCTTGATTGAACTCACGAGTTTTATCGGTGCTCAGTTAATTGAAGATATGAACTTCTTCAACAAGCAAGATCAGATGAAGAAGCTCGTTTTTGCTTCTTATTTTTGTGATATGACTCTTTCAAATCCAACTCACATTCATTACCGCCGTCCTGAGGCCACCGAAAAACTGGGTCTCGAGGAACACAATAAAATCAATTTTCATGCCCTCCGAGCTTCAGAACTGGTGAGTACTTACAAGGACACCCCCAAAGAGGTGGGCCTCGTGATCAGGCAGCACCACGGAAGTTTCAGCGGAATTGGTTTTCCGGCCCAAAAGTCCAGTGAGCTTCTTCCCCTGTCTAAAATCCTCATGATTTCACAGGATCTGGCCTATGCCATTCTGACTGATGAAAGGAATAATGCCTTGGAAGTTCTGAGGGATTATGTCCGTAAACACCACAGTGGTGGATTCCAGGAACTTTTAGAGCTCGTAGAGCGGACAATGGGGCAAAATCTCAAGGAAAGCGCCTGATTTTCTTGGTCTGTAAACTCTTCAAGTTGTTTGTCATCATGGGGCCCCTCCTGTAAATTGCCCCCCATGGAAAAAATTGATCCGAATGAATTGCCGATTACGGCCTGGTTACCTACGACCGTAAAAGAAGCTAAAAAACGTGGCTGGGATGAGCTCGATGTAGTGCTTATCACTGGTGACGCTTACGTGGACCACCCTGCCTTTGGTGCGGCGGTGATGGGACGTATTTTTGAATCTCTAGGATTAAAAGTGGCGATCATTGCTCAACCAAACTGGCGTGATGATCTTCGTGATTTTAAAAAATTTGGTAAGCCAAAATATTTCTTCGGCGTGACTTCTGGAAACATGGACTCCATGGTGAATAAGTACACGGCCGGTAAGCGTCTTCGTTCTAACGATGCTTACACTCCAGGTGGTTCACCGGATTTCCGTCCGGATTATGCGACTACGACATATACTCAGATTTTAAAAAGTTTATATCCTGATACGCCGGTGATTATCGGTGGTATCGAAGCATCTCTCAGACGCGTGACTCATTATGATTTCTGGGAAGATCGTTTGATGCCAAACATCCTTACGACCTCAGGAGCGGATCTTCTGATTTACGGTATGGGTGAGCAGCCGATTCGTGATGTGGTGAAATACCTTCTTCGTGGAACTCCATTCTCTTCACTTACTACAATTCCTCAAACTGCCTTCTTACAGAGTGCTGATGCGGAACTTCCGAAGAACAAGCAGTGGGACACTTTTGAGTTAACATCTCA
Encoded here:
- the arfB gene encoding alternative ribosome rescue aminoacyl-tRNA hydrolase ArfB, with translation MDKIKIPFSEFNFSYARSSGAGGQNVNKVNTKVILYWRIFETSACRPEVIERFKNKYGQFILDSGEVQIVCQEHRSQKMNIDACVERIHFMINDVARPPKIRKATKPKRSAVLKRLNTKKKDSEKKRLRRGDY
- a CDS encoding GIY-YIG nuclease family protein codes for the protein MKASSWFVYIIQNEKGHYYTGITTDLERRLKEHTSSKKGAKFFRTGAPVDMVFTKKFANRSLASKFEAAVKKLSRAEKINLVTTRKVKL
- a CDS encoding 1-acyl-sn-glycerol-3-phosphate acyltransferase; the encoded protein is MMRSICTFLFKASGWTFKSDLPKDLRSFIFLGAPHTSNHDFVPAMAVATLMNRNTRFIIKDDWVKFPMSLIMKPAGAIGLDRKKLAEAGHASNTDVMAQLFKDYKELVLMIAPEGTRKATDAWKTGFYYIAQKAKVPIVLGYADFPKKIAGTGPVIYPTDFEKDMKQIMDFYRNITGKVPANFKLDSRYQ
- a CDS encoding HD domain-containing phosphohydrolase, with the protein product MNTQILAFTECPEFHALLEVECKELTGLRPMVHTEVEDLRGMLDLLQTVDVLVINEPENKKTLFDLRELVSTYHSNIKHIFILGEHSSDLKGVKFFQRIFISELFEAVKKSFAPIEKKVSGWTAIPLMAFTHFERLPFDLFVKLSDDKYIKRIPAYEEIQESLIHDFKKRGITDLFCEKEHNRDFSVMLINNMINKLDKDYDSIDTRITAGNDVFITTREIIQNLGIASKVITVCEAAIERITQDIYPEKNKFGAYVRSLKEQSSLEFQYRLIELTSFIGAQLIEDMNFFNKQDQMKKLVFASYFCDMTLSNPTHIHYRRPEATEKLGLEEHNKINFHALRASELVSTYKDTPKEVGLVIRQHHGSFSGIGFPAQKSSELLPLSKILMISQDLAYAILTDERNNALEVLRDYVRKHHSGGFQELLELVERTMGQNLKESA